Proteins encoded within one genomic window of Spiroplasma sabaudiense Ar-1343:
- the mreB gene encoding rod shape-determining protein: MNENVFISLDLGTSNVLAYVAGQGIVYNEPSIMAYDNYTNSLVALGNDAYEMVGKTHEGIRMVIPIRDGVISDLEATSDLLKSIFARLRMTNSWKNSIVLLACPSGVTELERDALKKVAMSMGAEIVLVEEEVKMAAIGAGLNIDLPRGHLVLDIGGGTTDVALISSGEVVVSKSIRVAGTSFDMEIQKYVRSEYNISIGEKTAENLKKQIGSLVKYPGERVMQIYGRDIVSGLPKEARITSDEVRNVLLNAFSKITDLLIEVLEATPPELAGDIMKLGITICGGGALIRNVEKYFYDIFQIPAKIAPDPLNCVIEGTKLFQKTVERRLENGMYKKTRMKDFF; the protein is encoded by the coding sequence ATGAACGAAAATGTGTTTATTTCATTAGATTTAGGAACATCAAACGTTTTAGCTTATGTTGCTGGACAGGGAATCGTTTATAACGAACCCTCAATTATGGCCTATGATAACTATACTAACTCACTAGTGGCATTAGGAAACGATGCTTACGAAATGGTTGGTAAAACTCACGAAGGAATCCGTATGGTTATTCCAATTCGTGATGGAGTTATCTCAGACTTAGAAGCAACCTCAGATTTACTAAAAAGTATTTTTGCTAGATTACGAATGACAAATTCATGAAAAAATTCTATTGTCCTATTGGCTTGTCCAAGTGGAGTAACTGAATTAGAACGTGATGCTTTGAAAAAAGTTGCTATGTCAATGGGAGCAGAAATAGTATTAGTTGAAGAAGAAGTTAAAATGGCTGCAATTGGAGCCGGATTAAACATTGACTTACCAAGAGGTCACTTAGTGTTAGACATCGGTGGGGGAACTACTGATGTGGCGCTAATCTCATCTGGTGAAGTTGTTGTTTCAAAATCAATCCGTGTTGCTGGAACTTCATTTGATATGGAAATCCAAAAATATGTTCGTTCAGAATACAATATTTCAATCGGAGAAAAAACTGCCGAAAATCTTAAAAAACAAATCGGATCATTGGTTAAATATCCAGGAGAACGTGTAATGCAAATTTATGGGCGTGACATTGTTTCTGGATTACCAAAAGAAGCACGAATTACTTCAGATGAAGTTCGTAACGTTTTACTAAATGCATTTAGTAAAATTACTGATTTATTAATTGAGGTTTTAGAAGCAACTCCACCAGAATTAGCTGGAGATATTATGAAATTGGGAATCACAATTTGTGGTGGGGGAGCATTAATTAGAAATGTTGAAAAATACTTCTATGACATCTTCCAAATACCAGCAAAAATTGCACCCGATCCATTAAATTGTGTTATTGAAGGAACAAAATTATTCCAAAAAACAGTTGAAAGACGTTTGGAAAACGGAATGTACAAAAAAACAAGAATGAAAGACTTCTTTTAA
- a CDS encoding lipoprotein: MKKLLSILAATTMVVSAPLSVVACGDGTGDVLDPNWDFNTANNALMGILSSIYQENLAEDFSDYFFTNDEDIQSKKLFDNISLELLKKELDGKDSKIVDVKSDNFKKMASDLEKLPNKDKLTKDTNNKVVKNVNYKQLLVNGNQNPFETSEIKVASIQLYKLDEDVCSMQFRTESTYQTVDASGDVAYNNVKYNGSITIFSEKATADRMNAMAKDVERRVQTPTWANSFSIKSDSGDLLEASKLIDQSTEIKNNFEKLGKETIDSNTDWKDYTFDNKKMKAESNLDRFIAPIPGRTWGDTTGMWNEWGANPSDAGIENKFNQIMRNGSKSEIDEFIKFYMAQKEEDLTSLFGKDIAIRPEMSTVPSTLKYIESGFNRFINPFSNTGGSINDVREIAWEIRIDESTDYASNTDKYLLGVHEANVSGLSISYESKITSGKTVSIELPTQKIAVKQNVTRDLKEVLEDYFRAQIALMRKINGFSDNNSSVTKRIISLPRSIRDDIKTNAYYDAQEVFQAIYDDARESIVKDNPEYNKHLHGFYFGPGKYVHVKSDWSFSLAAGDKSEYDIKYINPRSYFYSKGEEPFTSNQWGSIRLAFNFGAIKNGSWSFRN; this comes from the coding sequence ATGAAAAAATTACTATCAATTTTAGCTGCTACTACGATGGTTGTTTCCGCTCCATTGAGTGTTGTTGCTTGTGGGGATGGAACTGGAGATGTTCTAGATCCAAATTGAGATTTTAATACTGCCAATAATGCGTTGATGGGTATTTTAAGTTCTATTTATCAGGAAAATTTAGCCGAAGACTTCTCTGATTATTTTTTTACAAATGATGAAGATATTCAAAGTAAAAAATTATTTGACAATATTTCTTTAGAATTGTTAAAAAAAGAATTGGACGGTAAAGACTCAAAAATTGTGGATGTTAAATCAGATAATTTTAAAAAGATGGCCAGTGATTTAGAAAAATTGCCAAATAAGGATAAATTAACTAAAGATACAAACAATAAAGTTGTTAAAAATGTCAACTACAAACAACTTTTAGTAAATGGTAATCAAAACCCTTTTGAGACAAGTGAAATTAAAGTTGCCTCAATTCAATTATATAAGTTAGACGAAGATGTTTGTTCAATGCAATTTAGAACAGAATCAACTTACCAAACAGTTGATGCGTCTGGGGATGTTGCTTATAACAATGTCAAATACAATGGTTCGATTACTATTTTTAGTGAAAAGGCGACAGCAGACAGAATGAATGCAATGGCCAAAGATGTTGAAAGAAGAGTTCAAACCCCAACTTGGGCAAATAGTTTTTCAATAAAGTCAGATTCTGGTGATTTATTAGAAGCTTCTAAATTGATTGATCAAAGCACCGAAATAAAAAACAATTTTGAAAAACTTGGAAAAGAAACTATTGATTCAAATACCGATTGAAAAGATTATACTTTTGATAATAAAAAAATGAAGGCAGAATCAAATCTTGATAGATTTATAGCTCCAATACCTGGTAGAACCTGAGGGGATACAACAGGAATGTGGAATGAATGAGGGGCTAATCCTTCAGATGCTGGAATTGAGAATAAATTTAACCAAATAATGAGAAATGGTAGCAAATCAGAAATCGACGAATTTATTAAATTTTACATGGCTCAAAAAGAAGAGGATTTAACATCACTTTTTGGTAAAGATATCGCAATTAGACCAGAAATGTCGACGGTGCCTAGCACTTTGAAGTATATAGAATCAGGATTCAACCGATTTATTAACCCTTTTAGTAATACTGGTGGTTCTATTAACGATGTAAGAGAAATTGCTTGAGAGATAAGAATCGACGAAAGCACAGATTATGCAAGTAACACTGATAAATATCTTCTAGGAGTTCACGAGGCAAACGTTTCTGGGCTTTCTATTTCATATGAATCTAAAATTACATCAGGGAAAACCGTTTCCATTGAGTTACCAACTCAAAAAATTGCTGTAAAACAGAATGTGACAAGAGATTTAAAAGAAGTTTTAGAAGATTATTTCAGAGCCCAAATTGCATTAATGAGAAAAATAAATGGTTTTAGCGACAATAACTCTTCAGTAACAAAAAGAATAATTTCATTGCCTAGAAGTATTCGCGATGACATTAAAACCAATGCTTACTACGATGCACAAGAAGTTTTCCAAGCTATTTATGATGATGCAAGGGAATCTATTGTAAAAGATAATCCAGAATATAATAAACATCTTCATGGTTTTTATTTCGGTCCAGGTAAATATGTACATGTTAAAAGCGACTGAAGTTTTTCATTAGCAGCCGGAGATAAAAGTGAATATGATATTAAATATATTAATCCAAGAAGTTATTTCTATTCAAAAGGAGAAGAACCTTTCACATCAAACCAGTGAGGAAGTATCAGACTAGCATTTAATTTCGGAGCTATTAAAAATGGATCTTGATCATTTAGAAATTAA
- a CDS encoding ABC transporter ATP-binding protein produces the protein MIELKSVFKVYKSHKGINNISFKINKQDVVAFVGDNGAGKTTTIKAIFKEIKLDLGQITFNNEVITKKHLQKMAFFPDSNNIPLDLKVEDYIYFVGLLNGVGKKEITKRGDKLLRSLNILDSKEQKLSQLSAGMKKKAILAATLVYQPEVIIFDEPTANLDIKAKTEFIEIIDKLHHQGITILITSHLIDELQKIANHLIIIDKGKIIYDAAFDKNKESILEIHNRLVKPAQNNIEDILGVYDD, from the coding sequence ATGATAGAACTAAAAAGCGTTTTCAAGGTTTATAAAAGCCATAAGGGAATAAACAATATAAGTTTTAAAATCAATAAGCAAGACGTCGTCGCTTTTGTTGGTGATAATGGAGCCGGGAAAACAACAACAATAAAAGCAATTTTTAAGGAAATTAAATTGGATTTAGGACAAATTACTTTTAATAATGAGGTAATAACCAAAAAACATTTGCAAAAAATGGCATTTTTCCCAGACTCAAATAATATTCCTTTGGACTTAAAAGTAGAGGATTATATCTACTTTGTTGGTCTTCTCAATGGGGTTGGTAAAAAAGAGATTACAAAGCGCGGGGACAAACTTCTAAGATCTTTAAATATTTTAGATTCCAAGGAACAAAAGTTGAGTCAGCTATCTGCGGGAATGAAGAAAAAAGCAATTCTTGCAGCAACACTAGTTTATCAACCAGAGGTTATTATTTTTGATGAGCCCACTGCCAACTTAGATATAAAGGCCAAGACCGAATTTATTGAAATCATCGACAAGCTACATCACCAGGGAATCACAATTTTAATTACTAGTCACTTAATTGATGAATTACAAAAAATTGCAAATCACTTAATAATCATTGACAAGGGAAAAATTATTTATGATGCTGCTTTTGATAAAAATAAAGAATCAATCTTGGAAATTCACAATCGCCTAGTTAAACCAGCGCAAAATAACATTGAAGATATCTTGGGAGTCTACGACGACTAA
- a CDS encoding ribosome-inactivating family protein, producing the protein MKILISLLSIFTVGHSAISALTQPVATNQIEKQNRVVTELQINFDDDEPVDCQIVSNVLRLRDNEITRTTGVQNSIGQEIDLLTGFASNRVEFINLTGRMANGQSYRLIMNPDTLYIDGIVAPIPTGGGDRYYYFNDSVITSIPNTTAIGFGFPGNYNNLIGSQQLIISRNSLENAFYEIIKFNGVSNDRVKKALVQIIFATSEAMRFFNFAYLTRLIWIEGGYINWQTQIRPDATRWGDISDAFLDGYEDEAKEKIAVLKAPRS; encoded by the coding sequence ATGAAAATTTTAATTAGCTTATTGTCAATATTCACGGTGGGACATTCTGCAATTTCAGCTTTAACTCAACCAGTGGCAACCAATCAAATTGAAAAACAAAATCGAGTAGTAACAGAATTACAAATCAATTTTGATGATGACGAACCTGTGGATTGCCAAATAGTGTCAAACGTTTTAAGATTAAGAGATAACGAAATTACTAGAACCACTGGAGTACAAAATAGTATTGGACAAGAAATTGACCTGCTGACAGGATTTGCTAGCAATCGAGTTGAATTTATAAATCTGACAGGAAGAATGGCCAATGGCCAATCTTATAGATTAATAATGAATCCAGATACCTTATATATTGATGGAATTGTGGCCCCAATTCCAACTGGTGGAGGAGATCGATATTATTATTTCAATGACTCAGTTATTACTAGCATTCCAAATACAACAGCAATTGGATTTGGTTTTCCAGGTAACTACAATAATTTAATAGGCTCACAACAATTAATTATTTCCAGAAATTCGTTGGAGAACGCTTTTTATGAAATAATTAAATTTAATGGGGTTAGCAATGATAGAGTAAAAAAAGCACTAGTTCAAATTATATTCGCAACTTCTGAAGCAATGCGATTTTTCAATTTTGCTTACTTAACCAGACTTATTTGAATCGAGGGAGGTTACATCAACTGACAAACCCAAATAAGACCGGATGCTACTAGATGGGGAGACATATCAGATGCTTTCTTAGATGGCTATGAAGATGAAGCAAAAGAAAAAATAGCAGTTTTGAAAGCTCCAAGATCGTAA
- the mreB gene encoding rod shape-determining protein — MKIEEKQFIALDLGTSNVLAYVGKKGIVYNEPSIMAYDNLNNSLIALGHEAYEMVGKTNDNTRMVVPIKDGIIADMDAAKDLLKNIFGKLKMMDIWKNSVVLLACPSGVTELERDALKKVAMDLGADMVVVEEEIKLAAIGAGLNITLPRGSVAIDIGGGTTDVAIIASGEIITSRSIKAAGTSFDDDIKKYIRSEYNVNIGDKSAENIKIQIGSLGKYNAERSMSVFGRDVVSGLPKEAVVSAEEIRNVLINSFSKITDLFIELLEATPPELAGDIIKYGITICGGGALIRNVEKYFSDIFSIPCKIAKDPLMTVINGAKDYEKIIFNKLENGFYGKNGRNLKEINKFM; from the coding sequence ATGAAAATAGAAGAAAAACAATTTATAGCTCTTGATTTAGGAACATCAAACGTTTTAGCTTATGTTGGTAAAAAAGGAATCGTTTATAATGAACCTTCAATTATGGCCTATGATAACTTAAACAATTCTTTAATCGCCTTAGGTCATGAAGCTTATGAGATGGTTGGAAAAACAAATGATAATACAAGAATGGTTGTTCCGATCAAGGACGGAATTATTGCCGACATGGATGCAGCAAAAGATTTACTAAAAAATATTTTTGGTAAACTAAAAATGATGGATATTTGAAAAAATTCTGTTGTTCTTTTAGCTTGTCCAAGTGGAGTGACCGAACTAGAACGTGATGCTTTGAAAAAGGTTGCTATGGATTTAGGAGCAGACATGGTTGTTGTAGAAGAAGAAATTAAACTTGCAGCAATCGGAGCTGGACTAAACATTACGCTACCAAGAGGAAGTGTAGCGATTGATATTGGTGGGGGAACTACTGATGTTGCAATTATTGCTTCTGGGGAAATTATTACTTCAAGATCAATTAAAGCCGCAGGAACATCATTTGATGATGATATTAAAAAATACATTCGCTCAGAGTATAACGTTAACATTGGTGATAAATCTGCTGAAAATATTAAAATTCAAATTGGATCACTTGGAAAATACAATGCTGAAAGAAGTATGTCAGTTTTTGGACGTGACGTTGTTTCTGGATTACCAAAAGAGGCTGTGGTTTCAGCTGAAGAAATTCGCAACGTTTTAATAAACTCTTTTAGTAAAATCACTGACTTGTTTATCGAGTTATTAGAAGCAACTCCACCAGAATTAGCTGGAGATATTATTAAATATGGAATCACAATTTGTGGTGGGGGAGCATTAATTAGAAATGTTGAAAAATACTTTAGTGATATTTTTTCAATTCCTTGTAAAATTGCCAAAGACCCACTAATGACTGTAATTAATGGAGCCAAAGATTATGAAAAAATCATTTTTAATAAATTGGAAAATGGTTTTTACGGTAAAAACGGCCGTAACCTAAAAGAAATTAATAAATTTATGTAA
- the mreB gene encoding rod shape-determining protein — MIKPDSAAFISLDLGTSNILAYVAGQGVVYNQPSLMAYDVNTNELICLGIEAYEMAGKTHEGIRMVTPLVDGVIADLEAASDLLKHIFGRLQMMNSWKNSVVLLACPSGVTELEREALKMVAKDMGAGLVLIEEEAKMAALGAGINIDLPMGNLVLDIGGGTTDVAIISAGEIVVSKSLKNAGNFFDEEIRKYIRSEYNISVGRKSAENVKKEIGSLVKYPAERAMQVYGRDIVSGLPKEARITSEEIRNVLLNSFSKITDLLIELLEETPPELAGDIMRNGITICGGGAMIRNIERYFIDIFQIPARTAKDPLNCVIDGTKLFEKTVRRRLENGLYPKDEKSFLSF, encoded by the coding sequence ATGATTAAACCAGATAGCGCGGCCTTTATTTCCCTTGACTTAGGAACATCAAACATTTTAGCTTATGTTGCTGGTCAAGGAGTAGTTTATAACCAACCATCATTAATGGCTTACGATGTTAATACAAATGAATTAATTTGTCTTGGAATCGAAGCTTATGAAATGGCTGGAAAAACTCACGAAGGTATTAGAATGGTAACTCCATTAGTTGATGGAGTTATCGCAGACTTAGAAGCTGCATCAGATCTTTTAAAACATATTTTTGGAAGATTACAAATGATGAATTCATGAAAAAACTCAGTTGTTCTATTGGCTTGTCCAAGTGGAGTTACTGAATTGGAACGTGAAGCATTAAAAATGGTTGCCAAAGATATGGGAGCTGGATTAGTATTAATTGAAGAAGAAGCTAAAATGGCTGCTTTAGGAGCTGGAATTAACATTGACTTACCAATGGGTAACTTAGTGTTAGACATCGGTGGGGGAACTACTGATGTGGCAATTATCTCTGCTGGAGAAATTGTTGTTTCAAAATCACTTAAAAATGCTGGAAACTTCTTTGACGAAGAAATTCGTAAATATATTCGTTCAGAATATAACATCTCAGTTGGTAGAAAAAGTGCTGAAAACGTGAAAAAAGAAATTGGATCACTTGTTAAGTACCCAGCTGAAAGAGCAATGCAAGTTTATGGACGTGACATTGTTTCTGGATTACCAAAAGAAGCACGAATTACTTCAGAAGAAATTCGTAACGTTTTACTAAATTCATTTAGTAAAATTACTGATTTATTAATTGAATTATTAGAGGAAACTCCACCAGAATTAGCTGGAGATATCATGAGAAATGGTATCACTATTTGTGGAGGGGGAGCAATGATTAGAAATATTGAAAGATATTTCATTGATATCTTCCAAATTCCTGCTAGAACTGCCAAAGATCCATTAAATTGTGTTATTGATGGTACTAAGCTATTCGAAAAAACAGTAAGAAGACGTTTAGAAAACGGTCTATATCCTAAAGACGAAAAAAGTTTTCTTTCTTTCTAA
- a CDS encoding ribosome-inactivating family protein yields the protein MKFLFSMLSASFLGISSLNLAIPVIKDKEINNRDTFLLNMNLNGTYDVASQIKSNVARLMVSGITENTSIKNHQGEAIGTLTDRGSQKFDLITVSIYLETGKRAVLILNPEDLELQGFIQLDSNDTQFKYVYFSNAKIKNIGTTYVENLYYTNYYSDLIGDAEFIVTRDSMAHAFNSIANYSGNPLIMKKHLVAAMLVTTESFRFFKMADRVGQIWNYEAGYDWQIQKKLYLNNWGKWSDEFHESNFENAKENLSVLKKISPN from the coding sequence ATGAAGTTTTTATTTAGCATGCTTTCAGCATCGTTCTTAGGTATTTCCTCATTAAATTTAGCAATTCCAGTAATTAAAGACAAAGAAATTAATAATAGGGACACATTTTTATTGAATATGAATTTGAACGGAACTTATGATGTTGCATCCCAAATCAAATCAAATGTTGCCAGGTTAATGGTAAGCGGTATCACAGAAAACACCAGCATAAAAAATCATCAAGGTGAAGCAATAGGTACACTGACTGATAGAGGTTCTCAAAAATTTGATTTGATTACTGTTAGTATATATCTAGAAACCGGCAAAAGGGCTGTTCTAATTCTAAATCCTGAAGATTTAGAATTACAAGGTTTCATTCAACTTGATTCAAACGATACGCAATTTAAGTATGTTTATTTTTCAAATGCAAAAATTAAAAACATAGGAACAACATATGTAGAAAACTTATACTACACTAATTATTATTCTGATTTAATAGGAGATGCAGAATTTATAGTAACAAGAGATTCAATGGCACACGCTTTCAATAGTATCGCTAATTATTCAGGTAACCCACTAATTATGAAAAAGCATCTGGTTGCTGCAATGCTTGTAACAACTGAATCATTTAGATTTTTCAAAATGGCTGACCGAGTAGGTCAAATTTGAAATTATGAAGCAGGATATGACTGACAAATCCAAAAAAAACTTTATTTAAATAACTGAGGTAAATGATCAGATGAATTTCATGAAAGCAATTTTGAAAATGCCAAGGAAAACTTAAGTGTCTTAAAAAAAATTAGCCCAAATTAA
- the mreB gene encoding rod shape-determining protein produces the protein MALAATKKSNRPTFVSMDLGTANTLVYITGQGIVYNEPSIVAYRIKENKIVAVGEEAYKMIGKGNKTIRVVRPMVDGVITDIRATEAQLRYIFAKLRIAKTLKNSIMLLACPSVITELEKTALKKIAMNLGAVQVFVEEEVKMAALGGGVNIYAPTGNLIVDMGGGTTDIAVLASGDIVLSKSIKVAGNYLNDECQKFIRSQYGLEIGSKTAESIKVNIGSLSKYPDERRMKVYGRDVVSGLPREIEITPEEIREVLKVPVSRIIDLTVQVLEDTPPELAGDIFRNGITLCGGGALIKGIDKYFADTLQLPTKIGEQPLLAVINGTKKFESEIFEIIKAQRNHSEVSY, from the coding sequence ATGGCATTAGCAGCTACTAAAAAAAGCAATAGACCTACATTCGTATCAATGGATTTAGGTACTGCTAACACTCTAGTTTATATCACAGGACAAGGAATCGTTTATAACGAACCTTCAATCGTAGCATATAGAATTAAAGAAAACAAAATCGTTGCCGTAGGGGAAGAAGCCTACAAAATGATCGGTAAAGGAAACAAAACAATCCGTGTCGTAAGACCAATGGTTGATGGAGTTATTACTGATATTCGTGCAACCGAAGCACAATTAAGATACATCTTTGCAAAATTAAGAATTGCAAAAACTCTAAAAAACTCAATTATGTTATTAGCATGTCCTTCAGTAATTACTGAATTAGAAAAAACTGCTCTTAAAAAAATTGCAATGAACTTAGGAGCTGTTCAAGTATTCGTTGAAGAAGAAGTTAAAATGGCTGCACTTGGTGGAGGGGTAAATATTTACGCTCCAACTGGAAACCTAATCGTTGATATGGGTGGGGGAACTACTGATATTGCAGTTCTTGCATCAGGAGATATCGTTTTATCAAAATCTATTAAAGTTGCAGGGAACTACTTAAATGATGAATGTCAAAAATTCATCCGTTCACAATATGGTCTAGAAATTGGATCAAAAACTGCTGAATCAATCAAAGTTAATATCGGGTCATTATCAAAATACCCAGACGAAAGACGTATGAAAGTTTATGGACGTGACGTTGTTTCAGGATTACCAAGAGAAATCGAAATTACACCAGAAGAAATCCGTGAAGTATTAAAAGTACCAGTATCAAGAATTATTGACTTAACTGTTCAAGTATTAGAAGATACTCCACCAGAATTAGCTGGAGATATTTTCAGAAACGGTATTACTTTATGTGGTGGGGGAGCATTAATCAAAGGTATTGATAAATACTTCGCAGATACTCTACAATTACCAACAAAAATTGGTGAACAACCATTACTAGCCGTAATTAACGGAACTAAAAAATTCGAATCTGAAATTTTTGAAATTATTAAAGCGCAAAGAAATCACTCTGAAGTTTCATATTAA
- a CDS encoding ABC transporter permease, with protein sequence MKNNFFGLLKTISAGCLKNVPIILLSVLTILINLITGIVIVYYANVYWEAYVSWFSIISNALVSIFLAISVVYFATKLLSDDKNNGIISLEKRFGFNNKSIYFTRIFILYAYLSFLLGTILVLNGVFYAAVPQKEIYYQVFIAKLGWYFIFALMMATFSVVFNLLIANSLSSVISISISFLTLFFILSFSQLVPEGKVNIKNEEYYDFETIELGSQIYKVTEINKVFEQSDLAKKIVSQGKEVEENLISEMDFDRVDGFLFGPALWFDGNKNGFQILDDYPEYEDYNNLINYFHNLFEKSYNVKIQYSDLYEFNYGTEKFEPNQLIKFLKNNNKKPEYLFINDLMEVYFTNFYLQNSSIKWTSYWRMGDYGSQIKEGYHSAAELLFFKALNHSIQIQQTEFKKIEVDIMNQIYSKNRMQNLFNPLMQLTNMWYGRMYCDDVYYDYFYRQYEPVNSKIDFKVKSKINPQTQKTEYYFVKNPILEFTYIFYTLLFFGTNLIFFFYFNKKSNV encoded by the coding sequence ATGAAAAATAATTTTTTCGGTTTATTAAAAACGATTTCAGCTGGTTGTCTAAAAAATGTACCAATTATACTGTTGTCGGTTTTGACAATATTAATTAACTTAATTACTGGAATTGTAATCGTTTATTATGCGAATGTTTATTGAGAGGCTTATGTATCATGGTTTTCTATTATATCTAATGCACTAGTATCAATTTTTTTAGCAATTTCGGTTGTTTACTTTGCGACAAAATTATTGAGCGATGATAAAAATAATGGAATCATTTCTTTAGAAAAAAGGTTTGGATTTAATAATAAATCAATTTACTTTACCAGAATATTTATACTTTATGCGTATCTGTCTTTTTTGCTGGGAACTATTTTAGTTTTAAACGGTGTTTTTTATGCCGCTGTTCCTCAAAAAGAAATTTACTACCAAGTTTTTATTGCCAAACTTGGCTGATATTTTATTTTTGCTTTAATGATGGCAACTTTTTCGGTTGTTTTTAACTTACTTATTGCAAATTCGCTTTCTTCAGTTATTAGTATAAGTATTTCTTTTCTAACTCTTTTTTTTATTTTATCATTCTCGCAATTGGTTCCAGAGGGTAAGGTTAATATAAAAAACGAGGAATACTATGATTTTGAGACAATTGAATTAGGCTCTCAAATTTATAAAGTTACTGAGATTAATAAAGTTTTTGAGCAAAGTGATTTAGCAAAAAAAATAGTATCTCAAGGAAAAGAAGTGGAAGAAAATTTAATCAGTGAAATGGATTTTGATAGGGTTGACGGTTTCTTGTTTGGCCCAGCACTTTGGTTTGATGGAAATAAAAATGGTTTTCAAATACTAGATGACTACCCTGAATATGAAGACTATAATAACCTAATTAATTATTTTCATAATTTATTTGAAAAATCTTACAATGTTAAAATTCAATATAGTGACTTATATGAATTTAACTATGGTACAGAAAAATTTGAACCAAACCAATTAATAAAGTTTTTAAAAAATAATAACAAAAAACCTGAGTATCTTTTCATTAACGATTTAATGGAAGTATACTTCACAAATTTTTATTTGCAAAATTCATCAATCAAATGAACAAGTTATTGGAGAATGGGAGATTACGGTTCTCAAATTAAAGAAGGTTATCATTCAGCAGCAGAACTTTTATTTTTTAAGGCATTGAATCACTCTATCCAAATCCAGCAAACAGAGTTTAAAAAAATTGAAGTTGATATTATGAATCAAATCTACTCAAAAAACCGAATGCAAAATCTTTTCAACCCATTAATGCAGTTAACAAATATGTGATATGGAAGAATGTATTGTGATGATGTTTATTATGATTATTTTTATCGCCAGTATGAACCTGTAAATTCAAAAATCGACTTTAAAGTAAAATCAAAGATCAATCCTCAAACCCAAAAAACTGAGTACTATTTTGTAAAAAATCCGATTCTGGAGTTCACTTACATTTTCTATACTTTATTATTTTTTGGGACAAACCTAATATTTTTCTTTTATTTCAATAAAAAAAGTAATGTGTAA
- a CDS encoding ATP-binding cassette domain-containing protein, which produces MIKLIYIFKNIKKENNQMFEIKNLNKSFGTKKILIDINLTFKKGEVCGILGNNGVGKTTLLKTIFNEHLPDSGEISLEGKKLEKSDFDKMFFFVESNEMPGNVSVEIYCKYIFNLLLRKDFPITEINDLKWLFDYNQFKKTKIKKLSAGQRKMLSLLILFLIDSEIVFFDEPTANLDAENKEVVIKVIQGLKLKGKTIIIITHLIEEIELLLDRVIIIKKGEVVLNKPKKDIKDLVHTYHKTIDLNKSEKIEMIERYFNNEK; this is translated from the coding sequence ATGATAAAATTAATTTATATTTTTAAAAATATAAAAAAGGAAAATAATCAAATGTTTGAAATAAAGAATTTAAACAAAAGTTTTGGAACTAAAAAAATTCTAATTGATATTAACTTAACTTTTAAAAAAGGCGAGGTTTGCGGAATTTTAGGAAACAACGGCGTTGGCAAGACAACGTTACTAAAGACAATTTTTAATGAGCATCTACCAGATTCAGGTGAAATTTCTCTTGAAGGGAAAAAACTTGAAAAAAGCGATTTTGATAAAATGTTTTTCTTTGTGGAGAGTAACGAGATGCCCGGAAATGTCTCAGTTGAAATTTATTGCAAATATATTTTTAACTTGCTTTTAAGAAAGGATTTCCCAATTACTGAAATTAATGATCTAAAGTGGCTTTTTGATTACAATCAATTTAAAAAAACAAAAATAAAGAAGTTGTCTGCAGGGCAAAGAAAAATGTTATCATTACTAATTCTCTTTTTGATAGATTCTGAAATAGTTTTTTTTGATGAACCAACTGCAAATCTTGATGCTGAAAACAAAGAGGTTGTGATTAAGGTAATTCAGGGTTTGAAGCTTAAAGGTAAAACGATTATCATTATTACCCATCTAATTGAGGAGATTGAACTTCTACTAGACCGCGTTATCATTATAAAAAAAGGTGAAGTAGTCTTAAATAAACCCAAGAAAGATATTAAAGATCTGGTTCACACATATCATAAAACCATTGATTTAAACAAAAGCGAAAAAATTGAAATGATTGAGAGGTACTTTAATAATGAAAAATAA